In one Sphingobacterium daejeonense genomic region, the following are encoded:
- a CDS encoding methyltransferase domain-containing protein — translation METSLDQNFWNQRWKNQQTGLGYRLCFYSPLLLFMEKYPNKDARILIPGCGNAYEAAYLLENGFTNLTLIDIAPIAIQNVKEKFKNNPHINIVHGDFFEHKGEYDLLIEQTFFCALEPKLRSDYVSQASSLLADGGEIMGLLFGKEFENQGPPFGGSIDEYNLLFDKLFVIEIMEPCYNSIAPREGSELFIKLRKIN, via the coding sequence ATGGAAACATCACTCGATCAAAACTTCTGGAACCAGCGTTGGAAGAACCAACAAACTGGTTTGGGATATAGGCTATGCTTCTACTCCCCATTGTTACTTTTTATGGAAAAGTATCCAAATAAAGATGCTCGAATTCTGATACCAGGTTGCGGAAATGCTTACGAAGCTGCCTATCTCTTGGAGAATGGATTTACGAATCTGACATTAATTGACATAGCTCCTATCGCTATTCAGAATGTGAAAGAAAAGTTTAAAAATAATCCACATATCAACATCGTTCATGGTGATTTTTTTGAACATAAAGGTGAGTATGATCTATTGATTGAACAAACCTTCTTTTGTGCATTGGAACCCAAATTACGCTCTGATTATGTCAGCCAAGCAAGTTCGTTACTTGCCGACGGCGGTGAAATTATGGGATTGTTGTTCGGAAAAGAATTTGAGAATCAGGGACCACCATTTGGAGGATCCATTGACGAGTACAATTTATTATTTGACAAACTTTTTGTGATCGAGATAATGGAACCATGCTACAATAGCATCGCTCCCAGGGAAGGGTCTGAATTATTTATAAAATTAAGAAAGATAAATTGA
- a CDS encoding DUF695 domain-containing protein: MVHKNVHEELISLDKLKDYLIWREKEFVEKYQDVRHDPSNDNFAAFEGTVEGNKTILSTFNTSILDWEFKASHPWILVIMIHYQPENDNGFPSSETYNSIAKIRR, translated from the coding sequence TTGGTCCACAAAAATGTTCATGAAGAACTAATCTCATTAGATAAATTAAAAGATTACCTAATTTGGAGAGAAAAAGAATTTGTCGAAAAGTACCAAGATGTACGACATGATCCAAGTAATGATAACTTCGCTGCTTTTGAAGGCACCGTTGAAGGTAACAAAACTATATTATCCACTTTTAATACCTCAATCCTAGATTGGGAATTTAAAGCTTCTCACCCATGGATTTTGGTAATTATGATTCACTACCAACCCGAGAATGATAATGGATTCCCTAGTAGTGAAACCTACAATAGCATCGCAAAAATTAGAAGATGA